The Deltaproteobacteria bacterium genomic interval AAATGCACGTTAAAGGCTTGAAAGAGGACAACGAACCGATTCCTGAATCTTTAGCGTTTGCTGAATATATTGCCGTAGCTGTTTGATTTAGAATTAATCTTCTTTCTCAACGCCGCTTTGCGGCTGTCTTATATGGGCAGGTAGGTCTCGCCAGGCAAAAATATTTTTAATTGACATCGTACATATATAAATGTACACTCTCATTTGTGAAAAAGAGGGACCTGGAAGCAGAGTTGATACGTCTCGGTTGGTGGTTATTGCGGCAAGGGGGCAACCATGAGATTTGGACAAACGGTGAGCATACGGTACCGGTGCCTCGCCACAAAGAAATTAACGAATTCACTGCGAGGGGTATTCTTAGAAAAGCGGAGAAAAACACGGTGATAAAAAAATAACAGGAGGTACATTATGTGTGTCAAATTCGAAGGAAAATTGTTAAAGGAGGGAAAGTATTGGGCGGTTTGTGTTCCGGCCCTGGATGTTTATACGCAGGGAAAATCTAAAAAGGATGCCTTGGCAAT includes:
- a CDS encoding type II toxin-antitoxin system HicA family toxin, giving the protein MKKRDLEAELIRLGWWLLRQGGNHEIWTNGEHTVPVPRHKEINEFTARGILRKAEKNTVIKK